Proteins encoded within one genomic window of Acidobacteriota bacterium:
- a CDS encoding PHP domain-containing protein, which produces MLTPDASPTPGRPSPLIDLHLHTTASDGVDAPEALVANCAAAGLSVIAVTDHDTIDAVPAVEAAARDSGLRFVPGIEITAVWQQKDVHVLGYFLDHRAPALMAFLTDQRKDRIRRARVIGRRLAAMGVPIDIEQVIASAGGKPVSRPFIARALVDAGHVKNWREAFERYLGEGCPAFAPRAGVTIEDAIQIIKKSGGLASLAHPGLTRIDDIIADLGHAGLGAIEVYHPDHADADTNRYLALARRLDLGITGGSDYHGDQSHHPGGLGRFVVPGDDFDDLCRRAGRRPSW; this is translated from the coding sequence GTGCTGACACCAGACGCATCCCCGACTCCGGGTCGCCCGTCTCCATTGATCGATCTGCACCTCCATACGACGGCCTCCGACGGCGTGGATGCGCCCGAGGCCCTCGTGGCGAACTGCGCGGCGGCCGGCCTGTCGGTCATCGCCGTCACCGACCACGACACGATCGACGCGGTCCCTGCCGTCGAAGCGGCCGCACGAGATTCGGGGCTTCGCTTCGTGCCCGGCATCGAGATCACGGCGGTGTGGCAGCAGAAGGACGTGCACGTGCTGGGGTACTTTCTCGACCATCGCGCGCCGGCCCTGATGGCGTTTCTGACGGACCAGCGAAAGGACCGCATCCGGCGCGCGCGGGTGATCGGTCGGCGGTTGGCGGCGATGGGCGTGCCGATCGATATCGAGCAGGTGATTGCATCCGCCGGCGGAAAACCCGTGTCGCGGCCGTTCATCGCGCGGGCGCTTGTCGACGCGGGCCATGTCAAGAATTGGCGGGAAGCCTTTGAGCGATACCTCGGCGAGGGGTGCCCGGCGTTTGCGCCTCGGGCCGGCGTGACCATCGAGGACGCCATTCAGATCATCAAGAAGTCCGGGGGCCTCGCGTCGCTCGCGCATCCGGGCCTCACCCGGATCGACGACATCATCGCCGACCTGGGCCACGCCGGACTTGGCGCGATCGAGGTCTACCACCCCGATCATGCCGACGCCGACACCAATCGCTATCTGGCGCTGGCTCGCCGGTTGGATCTCGGCATCACTGGCGGATCCGACTATCACGGTGACCAGTCGCACCACCCGGGCGGTCTCGGCCGCTTCGTCGTGCCCGGTGACGATTTCGACGACCTGTGCCGCCGGGCCGGGCGTCGCCCCTCCTGGTAA
- a CDS encoding transcriptional repressor produces MSTPADLVVPDVASLAPPGGKRSTKRERILGVFLKHEGHLSADDLVDLIRREDARISRATVYRTLQWMVDAGIARKVDFGEGRFRFEHSYRHPRHFHLICKTCNRSLEFLSSDIEALIEEVAVARNFSARQSVLQIYGTCDECRTGKPAVADGDTSEMVFARDALRIAIATERSGLEFYTRAARMTRDARGRRVFQKLADEERDHLSALESRYQILLQQDPQLESRPTFLFFKGAANGLFAAAAEEVARGVDDRQALKIGIRCERTSHRFFKRYGERFEDSTGKQIFLEFADEERGHLDLLLREYIALTKRESQARAARRARSARRRA; encoded by the coding sequence ATGTCAACACCAGCTGATCTCGTCGTGCCGGACGTCGCCAGCCTCGCCCCGCCAGGCGGGAAGCGCTCGACCAAGCGCGAGCGGATCCTCGGGGTCTTTCTCAAGCACGAAGGCCATCTCTCCGCCGACGACCTGGTGGATCTGATCCGCCGGGAGGACGCGCGCATCAGCCGGGCGACCGTCTACCGAACGCTGCAGTGGATGGTGGATGCCGGCATCGCGCGCAAAGTGGATTTCGGCGAAGGCCGGTTCCGGTTTGAACACTCGTATCGGCATCCGCGCCACTTCCATCTCATCTGCAAGACCTGCAATCGATCGCTCGAGTTCCTCAGTTCCGACATCGAAGCGCTGATTGAGGAAGTGGCGGTCGCCCGGAATTTTTCGGCCCGCCAGAGCGTGCTGCAGATCTACGGCACCTGCGATGAGTGCCGCACGGGCAAACCCGCCGTGGCCGATGGCGACACGAGCGAGATGGTGTTTGCCCGCGACGCACTGCGCATCGCGATCGCCACCGAGCGCAGCGGCCTCGAGTTCTACACGCGGGCCGCGAGGATGACGAGAGACGCGCGCGGCCGGCGGGTGTTCCAGAAACTGGCCGACGAAGAGCGCGACCATCTGTCCGCGCTCGAGTCGCGCTATCAGATACTGCTTCAGCAGGATCCGCAACTCGAGTCGCGGCCGACGTTCCTGTTCTTCAAGGGAGCCGCCAACGGGTTGTTCGCGGCGGCGGCCGAAGAAGTGGCGCGGGGCGTGGACGATCGACAGGCGCTCAAGATCGGCATCCGATGCGAGCGGACATCGCACCGCTTCTTCAAGCGATACGGCGAGCGATTCGAGGATTCGACCGGCAAGCAGATCTTCCTGGAGTTCGCCGACGAGGAACGCGGGCACCTCGATCTCCTGCTTCGCGAGTACATCGCCCTGACCAAGCGCGAGAGCCAGGCCCGCGCAGCGCGACGCGCCCGCTCCGCCCGACGTCGGGCGTAA
- the erpA gene encoding iron-sulfur cluster insertion protein ErpA: MVNVSTSAATKINELLAEEQKVQSGLRVFVQGGGCSGFQYGLMIEDSPGPSDQSFESNGVKLFIDPISARYLTGAEVDFVDSVTGGGFTIRNPNAKSTCGCGSSFRTE; this comes from the coding sequence ATGGTGAACGTTTCGACATCGGCCGCCACCAAGATCAACGAGTTGCTGGCCGAAGAGCAGAAGGTACAGAGCGGCCTTCGCGTGTTCGTGCAGGGAGGCGGCTGCTCCGGGTTTCAGTACGGTCTGATGATCGAAGACAGTCCGGGACCGAGCGACCAGTCCTTCGAGTCGAACGGCGTGAAGCTGTTCATCGATCCGATCAGCGCCCGATACCTCACGGGCGCGGAAGTGGATTTCGTCGACAGCGTGACGGGCGGCGGGTTTACCATCCGCAACCCCAACGCGAAGTCGACCTGCGGGTGCGGATCGTCGTTCAGGACGGAATAG
- a CDS encoding aldehyde dehydrogenase family protein: protein MAHEYPFYLAGLWDKSSHQLAVINPYDDSMVATTWLAGESEVERATVAAVEAASIMRHLPLYRRAEILAQASVVLTSRRDEIGRALAGEAGKPIRDALTEVDRAAMTFHVASEEARRLGGEVIPLDLAAHGKGRIAILRRFPLGPVAGISPFNFPLNLSAHKIAPAVAAGNTMVLKPASKTPLSALFLAAALDEAGLPKGALSVLPMSRELGDRLVTDDRFKLLTFTGSSPVGWAMKARAGKKKVVLELGGNAGVIVDASANLPYAAQRVVTGGFAYAGQSCISVQRVFVHASVYDTFAKMLVDKLATLVIGNPLDPATDLGPMIDASEVDRIEGWVNEAVAQGARVLTGGSRISRSIYAPTILEHVPEASKVCAQEVFAPVIGLYRFTDFNDAMAAVNRSTFGLQAGVFTNDLLHMLAAYDTIEAGGIIVNDVPTWRIDHMPYGGVKDSGTGREGPRYTIEEMTEPRLLVINQEMA, encoded by the coding sequence ATGGCCCACGAATACCCCTTCTACCTGGCAGGCCTTTGGGACAAGTCCTCCCACCAGCTCGCCGTCATCAACCCTTACGACGACTCGATGGTTGCGACCACGTGGCTTGCCGGGGAATCCGAGGTCGAACGTGCGACGGTGGCGGCCGTCGAGGCGGCATCCATCATGCGTCACCTGCCACTGTACCGGCGCGCGGAAATCCTGGCCCAGGCGTCGGTCGTCTTGACGAGCCGGCGCGATGAGATCGGGCGGGCACTCGCGGGTGAAGCCGGCAAACCCATCCGGGACGCGCTCACCGAAGTCGATCGCGCCGCGATGACCTTCCACGTCGCGAGCGAGGAGGCCCGCCGGCTGGGTGGCGAGGTCATCCCGCTCGACCTGGCCGCGCACGGCAAGGGCCGCATCGCCATCCTGCGCCGTTTTCCATTGGGACCAGTCGCGGGGATCTCGCCGTTCAACTTCCCGCTGAACCTGTCGGCGCACAAGATCGCACCCGCCGTGGCGGCCGGCAACACAATGGTGCTCAAGCCCGCTTCCAAGACGCCGCTGTCGGCGCTCTTCCTGGCGGCGGCGCTCGACGAGGCCGGCCTCCCCAAAGGCGCGCTCAGCGTCCTGCCGATGTCGCGCGAACTCGGCGACCGGCTGGTGACTGACGATCGGTTCAAGCTGCTGACTTTCACCGGCTCGTCGCCGGTCGGCTGGGCGATGAAGGCGCGGGCCGGCAAGAAGAAGGTCGTACTCGAGCTTGGCGGCAATGCCGGCGTCATCGTCGATGCCAGCGCCAACCTGCCGTACGCCGCGCAGCGCGTCGTCACGGGCGGGTTCGCCTATGCGGGCCAGAGCTGCATCTCGGTGCAGCGCGTCTTCGTGCACGCGAGCGTTTACGACACGTTCGCGAAGATGTTGGTCGACAAGCTCGCCACGCTGGTTATCGGCAACCCGCTCGACCCGGCCACCGACCTCGGACCGATGATCGATGCGAGCGAAGTGGATCGGATCGAGGGGTGGGTCAATGAGGCCGTCGCGCAGGGCGCACGCGTGCTGACGGGCGGGTCGCGCATCAGCCGGTCGATCTACGCCCCAACCATCCTGGAGCACGTTCCCGAAGCGTCGAAGGTGTGCGCGCAGGAAGTATTCGCGCCGGTCATCGGCTTGTACCGGTTCACCGACTTCAATGACGCCATGGCCGCCGTCAACCGGTCGACCTTCGGCCTCCAGGCCGGCGTCTTCACCAACGATCTTCTGCACATGCTGGCGGCCTACGACACCATCGAGGCGGGCGGCATCATCGTCAACGATGTGCCCACGTGGCGGATCGACCACATGCCGTACGGGGGCGTCAAGGACTCGGGCACGGGCCGCGAAGGTCCACGCTACACGATCGAAGAGATGACCGAGCCCAGGCTGCTCGTGATCAACCAGGAGATGGCGTAG